The proteins below are encoded in one region of Mycobacterium shinjukuense:
- the eboE gene encoding metabolite traffic protein EboE produces the protein MMLSYCSNVVPAHTLLELERQLRSVFGPARERAGLDQLGVGLWLPAHTMAQLSGDPRARHRLARVLQDSGLGVVTMNAFPYGTFHGSSVKHAVYQPDWTTPQRLSYTRHCAEVLGGLLADTDHGSISTLPLAWGDPWDQVADGQARDNLCRLCHDLQRIEDRSGHRVRLAIEPEPGCVIGSCHDAIGWLNRAVQAGDVDPRYVGVCLDTCHLAVMHEDPAEVLAGLSAVGMEVVKIQASNAIEIENLSAEGVAEAFTEFANSPYLHQVNGFDADGRRWFRDDLSFEDPAIPRSGSARVHYHVPLHTSPPAPLGNTSHVLTDVLAILSDRWLTGSIDVEIETYTWEVLPRSLRTGSLAEDIAAEIRWLDELLCARDPV, from the coding sequence ATGATGCTGTCTTACTGCAGCAACGTGGTTCCCGCCCACACACTACTGGAGCTGGAGCGACAGTTGCGGTCCGTGTTCGGTCCGGCGCGCGAGCGCGCCGGCCTCGACCAACTCGGCGTCGGACTGTGGTTGCCGGCTCACACCATGGCACAACTGTCCGGCGATCCTCGAGCACGTCACCGCTTGGCCAGAGTTCTCCAGGATAGCGGCCTGGGCGTGGTCACCATGAATGCCTTTCCGTACGGAACCTTCCACGGTAGTTCGGTCAAGCACGCCGTGTACCAACCAGACTGGACCACACCGCAGCGGCTGAGCTATACCAGGCACTGCGCCGAGGTGCTCGGTGGGCTGTTGGCCGACACCGACCATGGCAGCATCTCCACGCTGCCGCTGGCCTGGGGTGATCCCTGGGATCAGGTGGCCGACGGGCAGGCGCGGGACAACCTGTGCCGGCTCTGCCACGATCTGCAACGCATCGAAGACCGCTCGGGTCACCGGGTCAGATTGGCCATCGAACCCGAACCCGGCTGCGTCATCGGGTCCTGTCACGATGCCATCGGCTGGTTGAACCGGGCCGTCCAGGCCGGTGACGTGGACCCGCGGTATGTGGGTGTGTGCCTGGATACCTGCCACCTGGCGGTGATGCACGAAGATCCGGCCGAGGTGCTGGCCGGGCTTTCCGCAGTGGGAATGGAGGTGGTAAAAATTCAGGCCTCCAACGCAATTGAGATCGAGAACCTGAGCGCCGAAGGGGTTGCCGAAGCCTTCACCGAATTCGCCAACTCCCCGTATTTGCACCAGGTCAACGGTTTCGACGCGGACGGCCGCCGGTGGTTCCGAGATGACCTCTCGTTCGAGGATCCCGCCATACCGAGGTCGGGCAGCGCGCGCGTGCACTACCACGTGCCCTTGCATACCAGTCCGCCGGCACCCCTCGGCAACACGTCACACGTGCTGACCGATGTCCTGGCGATCCTTTCTGACAGATGGCTGACCGGGTCCATCGACGTCGAAATCGAGACGTACACCTGGGAGGTGCTGCCGCGGTCGCTGCGCACCGGCAGCCTGGCCGAAGACATCGCCGCCGAGATCCGATGGCTTGACGAACTGCTCTGTGCGCGGGACCCGGTATGA
- a CDS encoding TatD family hydrolase: protein MRIFDPHIHMTSRTTDDYEAMYAAGVRAVVEPAFWLGQPRTNAATFIDYFDSLIGWERYRASQFGIAHNCTIALNPKEANDSRCRPILDHVPRYLSKTGVVAVGEIGYDCMTAEETEAFEIQLEMAAERGLPALVHTPHRDKLSGTLASIDVVHRVGIDPGLVLLDHLNEVTIQPAVESGCWAGFSIYPDTKMDEARMVALMQRYGLERILVNSAADWGRSDPLKTAKTARAMLAASFTEDDVDRVMWRNPVEFYGQSGQLRLMSEDTAGAFAGNTIHRGERR, encoded by the coding sequence GTGAGGATCTTCGACCCCCACATTCACATGACCTCGCGCACCACCGACGACTACGAGGCGATGTACGCGGCCGGTGTGCGCGCCGTGGTCGAGCCGGCCTTCTGGCTGGGCCAGCCCCGGACCAACGCCGCAACGTTCATCGACTATTTCGACAGCCTCATCGGCTGGGAGCGTTACCGAGCTTCACAGTTCGGCATCGCACACAATTGCACGATCGCGCTAAATCCCAAGGAAGCCAACGACAGCCGCTGCCGGCCGATACTCGATCATGTCCCTCGTTATCTCTCGAAGACCGGTGTCGTTGCAGTCGGTGAGATCGGCTATGACTGCATGACCGCCGAGGAAACCGAGGCCTTCGAGATACAGCTGGAAATGGCCGCCGAACGCGGGCTTCCCGCGCTTGTCCACACCCCGCACCGTGACAAGCTCAGCGGCACGCTGGCCAGCATCGATGTGGTACATCGGGTGGGAATCGACCCCGGGTTGGTGCTGCTGGACCATCTCAACGAAGTGACGATCCAGCCCGCGGTGGAAAGCGGCTGTTGGGCCGGCTTTTCGATCTATCCCGACACCAAGATGGACGAGGCACGAATGGTCGCCTTGATGCAGCGCTACGGCCTGGAACGGATCCTCGTCAACTCCGCCGCCGATTGGGGCCGGTCTGATCCGCTCAAGACCGCCAAGACCGCACGGGCAATGCTGGCGGCTTCCTTCACCGAAGACGACGTCGACCGGGTGATGTGGCGCAATCCCGTCGAGTTCTACGGACAAAGCGGGCAACTGCGGCTCATGAGCGAGGACACCGCGGGCGCCTTCGCCGGCAATACGATCCACCGCGGGGAGCGGCGATGA
- a CDS encoding TIM barrel protein gives MHVGYNTNSLADHPLSDALALIADEGYTAVALTIGHPHVRPFDSDLGSQVSALRALLDTHGLRVAIETGARYLLDPRNKHKPSLVDVAAEPRIEFLRRAIDIAADLGATCVSLWSGYAGGHTDPDTTRDLLLSRLAHLVEYADRKVVTLGFEPEPGMFVETVHQARELCRALDDPPRLGITLDVGHCVMTEPAGAQTAIAELGDKLVNVHLDDMTPQRHEHLEFGDGSVDLGAVMDALHDSGFGGIASVELPRHSHDAPNVLRRSMQAIKLARLPIGARWWIDTAMAEIASSPDKILELFPGAERGTSPASSGAALLARVRLLVGLVTESPDAIAGPLIDKLYRWGDTDERLAVLRGLETLALDDKLGPVVTTTGVGLAEDALRCNDPRLVTAALGGFGARFLAQHAWRHGVMKLIFMDVPLRGISGLVTRVDAELGRMAADYISERRAAERSVSADVEMLLRLTATATEVAK, from the coding sequence ATGCACGTTGGGTACAACACCAATAGCCTAGCTGACCATCCGCTGTCAGATGCGCTCGCCTTGATCGCCGACGAGGGGTACACCGCCGTCGCGCTGACCATCGGACATCCCCATGTACGACCATTCGACTCCGATCTCGGCTCGCAGGTTAGTGCTCTGCGGGCACTGCTGGACACCCATGGCTTGCGGGTGGCCATCGAAACCGGAGCGCGCTACCTGCTGGATCCACGCAACAAGCACAAACCGTCGTTGGTCGACGTTGCCGCCGAGCCCCGCATCGAATTCCTGCGGCGCGCCATCGATATCGCCGCTGACCTGGGGGCCACCTGCGTCTCGCTCTGGTCGGGCTACGCCGGCGGTCACACCGACCCCGACACCACCCGCGATCTGCTGTTGAGCAGGCTCGCGCACCTGGTGGAATACGCCGACCGCAAGGTGGTCACCTTGGGATTCGAGCCAGAACCCGGAATGTTCGTCGAAACCGTGCACCAAGCGCGCGAGCTGTGCCGGGCGCTCGATGACCCTCCGCGGCTTGGCATCACGCTCGACGTCGGCCACTGTGTGATGACCGAGCCGGCCGGCGCGCAGACGGCGATCGCCGAACTGGGCGACAAACTGGTCAATGTACATCTCGACGACATGACGCCGCAGCGCCACGAGCACCTCGAATTCGGCGACGGCAGCGTCGACTTGGGCGCTGTAATGGATGCCTTGCACGACAGCGGGTTTGGCGGCATTGCCTCGGTGGAGCTGCCGCGTCACTCACACGACGCGCCGAATGTATTGCGCCGCAGCATGCAGGCGATCAAGCTGGCCAGGCTGCCGATCGGGGCCCGATGGTGGATCGATACGGCTATGGCCGAGATTGCTAGCAGCCCCGACAAGATTCTGGAACTCTTCCCCGGCGCGGAGCGCGGGACATCACCGGCTTCCAGTGGTGCGGCCCTGCTGGCCCGAGTGCGGCTGCTGGTTGGTCTGGTCACCGAAAGTCCCGATGCCATCGCCGGTCCGCTCATCGACAAGCTCTATCGATGGGGGGACACCGACGAACGCCTGGCCGTGCTTCGCGGATTGGAGACGTTGGCGCTGGATGACAAACTCGGCCCCGTCGTGACCACCACCGGAGTCGGGCTGGCCGAGGATGCGTTGCGGTGCAACGATCCCCGGCTGGTCACCGCCGCGCTCGGCGGATTCGGTGCCCGCTTCCTGGCCCAACATGCCTGGCGACACGGCGTGATGAAGCTCATCTTCATGGATGTCCCGTTGCGGGGCATATCCGGTTTGGTTACCCGCGTCGACGCCGAATTGGGCCGCATGGCCGCCGATTACATCAGCGAACGCCGCGCCGCCGAGCGCTCGGTGTCGGCCGATGTGGAGATGCTGCTGCGCCTGACAGCCACGGCGACGGAGGTTGCGAAGTGA
- a CDS encoding SCO3242 family prenyltransferase yields the protein MDQVVLGVGRPVKVKAYLDLMRAPAALTVLGDTAVGGIWSGRPLAGRRLALPPASALLYWSGMVLNDWADRERDAVERPERPIPSGQVSPGSALSVAAALAAAGVVTATAVAGRHGLAAASRIMLCVAAYDLAAKDTAAGPLVMSGCRFLDVMLGASPNYRAALVPASVVGLHTTAVTVLSRCEVTGSERSLPAIVGALAGAVATSAMLAGAGYRAAPAGAVYLWSFGPGLWKAWRQPTAAVIRAAVRDGIASTIAVQAMLAARAPRSHTMLALCGLAIGLRLKVSAPKPTEVT from the coding sequence GTGGACCAAGTCGTTCTCGGCGTCGGCCGGCCGGTGAAGGTCAAGGCGTACCTCGACCTGATGAGGGCGCCCGCCGCCCTCACGGTTCTCGGTGACACCGCCGTGGGCGGTATCTGGTCGGGGCGTCCGCTGGCGGGACGGCGCCTGGCGCTGCCGCCGGCGTCGGCCCTGTTGTATTGGAGCGGCATGGTGCTCAACGACTGGGCCGACCGGGAGCGAGACGCCGTCGAGCGCCCCGAGCGGCCCATTCCGTCCGGTCAGGTGTCGCCCGGCTCGGCATTGTCGGTCGCCGCGGCCTTGGCCGCCGCGGGCGTCGTGACGGCAACCGCGGTCGCCGGGCGGCACGGATTGGCCGCCGCGAGTCGGATCATGCTGTGTGTCGCGGCCTATGACCTCGCCGCCAAGGACACCGCCGCCGGACCCTTGGTCATGTCGGGCTGCCGGTTCCTCGACGTCATGCTCGGCGCCAGCCCAAATTATCGAGCCGCGCTGGTACCGGCCTCGGTGGTCGGCCTGCACACCACCGCCGTCACCGTGTTATCCCGTTGCGAGGTAACGGGTTCCGAGCGCAGCCTGCCCGCGATCGTCGGCGCACTGGCCGGCGCGGTCGCGACCTCGGCGATGCTCGCCGGCGCGGGGTATCGCGCGGCGCCGGCGGGGGCGGTGTACCTGTGGTCGTTTGGCCCCGGCCTGTGGAAGGCGTGGCGGCAGCCCACCGCCGCGGTGATCCGTGCCGCGGTGCGCGACGGCATCGCATCCACGATCGCGGTGCAGGCGATGTTGGCCGCGCGGGCGCCACGGTCACACACCATGCTCGCGCTGTGCGGGCTGGCGATCGGCTTGCGATTGAAGGTGTCCGCGCCCAAACCCACCGAGGTGACCTGA
- a CDS encoding inositol-3-phosphate synthase, which yields MDHQGTTSEVPARPEPEKRCGLWLTGARGSVATTSIVGLYALSAGLIPDTGCVTATEDFADAPLPRPSDFVVAGRDVSTTPLVKRAETLVEAGLLPPRIVAAVADRLAATDDEIVGRSCMATADPATAGATSQAELVDRLSGAMASFVARHSLDVFVVIDVASTQPPVVDLPEYHDPDLLLAALTQKNRIVLPASGLTALAAIRTGAAYSCFTPSPTLGLPALRNLADDAGMLYAGQDAKTGQTLLRTVLAPMFASRAMAVQSWSGTNLLGGGDGATLADPVAAASKLASKQRGIRQLLGGAVTAPLHIDYVPDLGETKVAWDYIHATGFLGGQITLQTIWSAPDSALAAPLVLDVARLLAMARVRGAHGVVGPLGFFFKEPWGAATHSLAAQYDTLLRWTKSFSASAGR from the coding sequence ATGGACCACCAGGGCACCACATCCGAGGTGCCCGCACGGCCGGAGCCGGAGAAACGTTGCGGTCTCTGGCTTACCGGTGCGCGGGGGTCGGTGGCGACCACCTCCATCGTGGGCTTGTACGCGCTCAGCGCGGGCCTGATACCGGACACCGGCTGCGTCACGGCCACCGAAGACTTTGCCGACGCCCCGCTGCCGCGGCCTTCAGATTTCGTGGTGGCCGGGCGCGACGTCTCCACCACCCCGTTGGTCAAGCGCGCGGAGACACTCGTCGAGGCGGGGCTGTTGCCGCCTCGCATAGTCGCCGCGGTGGCCGATCGACTTGCGGCCACCGACGACGAGATTGTCGGACGGTCCTGCATGGCCACGGCGGATCCGGCGACGGCTGGGGCCACCAGTCAAGCCGAACTTGTTGACCGGCTCAGCGGCGCGATGGCCTCGTTCGTCGCGCGGCATTCACTGGATGTGTTCGTCGTGATCGACGTGGCGTCCACGCAACCACCGGTGGTGGACTTACCCGAGTACCACGATCCCGATCTGCTGCTGGCGGCGCTGACCCAGAAGAACCGCATCGTGCTGCCGGCGAGCGGGCTGACCGCCCTTGCCGCGATACGCACCGGTGCCGCGTACTCCTGCTTCACCCCGTCGCCGACCCTGGGCCTGCCCGCGCTACGTAACCTGGCCGACGACGCGGGCATGCTCTACGCCGGCCAGGACGCCAAGACCGGCCAAACCCTGCTGCGAACGGTGCTGGCGCCGATGTTCGCCAGCCGCGCGATGGCCGTTCAATCGTGGTCCGGGACGAACCTGCTGGGCGGCGGCGACGGCGCCACGCTGGCCGATCCGGTTGCCGCCGCGTCCAAGCTCGCCAGCAAGCAGCGCGGCATCCGGCAGCTGCTGGGCGGGGCAGTGACCGCTCCGCTGCACATCGACTACGTGCCCGACCTCGGCGAAACCAAGGTCGCGTGGGATTACATCCATGCCACCGGATTTCTCGGTGGTCAGATCACCCTGCAAACGATCTGGTCCGCACCGGACTCCGCGCTGGCCGCGCCGCTGGTTCTCGATGTCGCGCGACTGTTGGCGATGGCTCGTGTTCGCGGCGCGCACGGTGTCGTCGGACCATTGGGTTTCTTCTTCAAGGAGCCATGGGGTGCTGCGACGCATTCACTTGCGGCGCAATACGACACGTTGCTGCGGTGGACCAAGTCGTTCTCGGCGTCGGCCGGCCGGTGA
- a CDS encoding O-methyltransferase — MNFKARIAPLRWSVWRLLPGIRNITTTGQIGDGREAAAVEYVLRHARAGDIDDMLATIDKFAYEKSILINVGDEKGRLLDDAVRRANPALALELGTYCGYGAMRIARAAPTAKVYSVELAQANAVNARQIWAHAGVADRVTCVVGTIGDGGRTLDALAMEHGFSTGTLDFVFLDHDKKAYLDDLQAILDRGWLHAGSIVVADNVKVPGAPKYRAYMRRQQGRLWDTVEHETHLEYQTLVPDLVLESEYLG; from the coding sequence ATGAACTTCAAAGCACGCATCGCTCCGCTGCGCTGGTCGGTGTGGCGGTTGCTACCCGGTATTCGCAACATCACCACGACGGGCCAGATCGGAGACGGCCGGGAAGCGGCGGCCGTCGAGTATGTCCTGCGGCACGCGCGGGCCGGAGACATCGACGACATGCTGGCCACCATCGACAAATTCGCCTACGAAAAGTCGATCCTGATCAACGTCGGCGACGAGAAGGGTCGGCTGCTGGACGACGCGGTGCGCCGGGCCAATCCGGCACTGGCGTTGGAGTTGGGCACCTACTGCGGCTACGGCGCAATGCGGATCGCGCGGGCCGCTCCCACGGCCAAGGTGTACTCCGTCGAGCTTGCCCAAGCCAACGCCGTCAACGCCCGCCAGATCTGGGCTCATGCCGGCGTTGCCGACCGGGTGACCTGCGTGGTGGGCACCATCGGCGACGGCGGACGCACCCTCGACGCGCTGGCGATGGAGCACGGATTCAGCACTGGCACACTCGATTTCGTGTTCCTCGATCACGACAAGAAGGCCTACCTGGACGACCTGCAGGCCATCCTGGACCGCGGTTGGCTGCATGCCGGCTCCATCGTGGTCGCCGATAACGTCAAGGTGCCGGGCGCGCCGAAGTACCGGGCATACATGCGTCGCCAACAGGGCCGGCTATGGGACACCGTCGAGCACGAGACGCACCTGGAATATCAGACCTTGGTGCCGGATCTGGTGCTGGAGTCCGAGTACTTGGGCTGA
- a CDS encoding DEAD/DEAH box helicase: protein MHSSMYPSIDLDDAHARLGADTYRRGRAYAREGRVVRCLWDPDDDALVGSVRGNRGRSYTTTVHLSADRADTRRVTLGLCTCPMRFDCKHVAAILIAATGITATPAKGAMAGAPPSPPTWRASLDELLPRSAPGSPVGIPLAIELSRSANGLDARLVRPGKRGGWVAADLSWSRVAALRHCGYPDAHLHLVHEFYAAYRASATNSTGYYGYSYPDVKAISLLKFESPQLWPLLDEARRIGVRLLQAGAHHEVPAYSTARLCLDVTTDESGDLTVAPVLQVGDAPARPIAFIGSSGHGVVYTDGGLRLARLDAPAPPALQRRALGGQSLVIPANEAARFATEYYPGLRHIAAITSSDESFAPPTITGPTLVLCADYRDEHQLELTWEWAYRVGDSDFRVRVDSPRDAGYRDRDAEHQVALSIDAPLERFGLRAADGALIGGTRLSGLETMRFATELRPLLAALPDVALEVTGTPVDYREAGGSLVIAVTTDAVPGETDWFDLGVTISVEGKQVPFVTVFTALASGQSHLLLADGAYFALDKPELVKLRRLIEEARALTDAEQGPPRISRFQVGLFDELAELGVVTRQAEEWRRQVDGLRALQGVAPVPVPRGLRAQLRPYQADGFSWLATLYTHGLGGILADDMGLGKTVQSLALICHVRQRNSCPDPFLVVAPSSVLANWAAEAARFAPKLSAVAITDTLRRAGADLRELAAGADIVITSYTLFRLEFDAYAARSWSGLILDEAQYVKNRHAKTYQCARRLLAPVKIAITGTPMENNLMELWSLLSITAPGLFPNPVTFADYFAKPIERTGDPELLALFRRRIKPLVKRRTKELVAAELPAKQEQVLDIELPARHRTLYDKRLQRERQKVLGLLDDIERNRFTILKSLTVLRQMALHPGLVDPAHDTLASAKVDVLTEQLRDVADGGHRALVFSQFTRFLRRVGDRLDAEGVDYCYLDGRTRNRPKVIQRFKEGGAPVFLISLKAGGFGLNLTEADYCFLLDPWWNPATETQAIDRTHRIGQTRNVMVYRLIARDTIEEKVIALSARKAKLFASVIDDGNAFGSALTADDIRGLLA, encoded by the coding sequence GTGCACTCATCGATGTATCCGTCGATCGACCTTGACGATGCCCACGCACGGCTAGGCGCCGACACCTATCGCCGCGGGAGGGCGTATGCCCGCGAGGGACGGGTGGTGCGTTGCCTGTGGGATCCGGACGATGACGCCCTGGTCGGCAGCGTTCGCGGTAACCGGGGCCGCAGCTACACCACCACCGTGCATCTGTCGGCGGACCGCGCCGACACCCGGCGGGTCACCCTCGGGCTGTGCACCTGCCCCATGCGGTTCGATTGCAAGCATGTGGCGGCGATCCTCATCGCGGCCACCGGCATCACCGCAACGCCCGCCAAAGGCGCGATGGCTGGCGCGCCGCCGAGCCCTCCGACCTGGCGCGCGTCGCTAGACGAGCTGTTACCGAGATCTGCGCCCGGCAGCCCCGTCGGCATACCGCTGGCTATCGAGCTCAGCCGGTCGGCGAACGGTCTGGACGCCCGGCTGGTACGTCCGGGCAAACGTGGCGGCTGGGTAGCCGCCGATCTGAGCTGGAGTCGGGTAGCCGCGCTGCGCCACTGCGGCTATCCCGACGCTCATCTTCACCTCGTGCACGAGTTCTACGCGGCCTACCGGGCATCGGCGACGAATTCGACTGGCTACTACGGCTATTCGTACCCGGATGTCAAAGCGATCTCGCTGCTGAAGTTTGAGTCGCCCCAGTTGTGGCCGCTGCTGGACGAGGCGCGCCGCATCGGGGTGCGGCTGCTGCAGGCTGGAGCGCACCACGAGGTGCCGGCGTATTCCACGGCCAGGCTGTGCCTCGACGTCACCACCGACGAGTCCGGCGACCTCACGGTCGCCCCCGTGCTTCAGGTCGGCGACGCGCCGGCACGGCCGATCGCATTCATCGGGTCGTCGGGCCACGGTGTGGTCTACACCGACGGCGGGCTGCGGCTGGCGCGGCTGGACGCCCCGGCCCCGCCGGCGTTGCAACGCCGGGCGCTCGGCGGTCAATCCCTGGTGATTCCCGCCAACGAAGCCGCGCGCTTCGCCACCGAGTACTACCCCGGGCTGCGGCACATCGCGGCGATCACGTCGTCGGACGAGTCGTTCGCGCCGCCGACGATCACCGGGCCGACGCTGGTGCTGTGCGCCGACTACCGGGATGAGCACCAGCTGGAGTTGACGTGGGAGTGGGCGTATCGGGTGGGCGACAGCGACTTTCGCGTGCGTGTGGATTCACCGCGCGATGCGGGCTACCGCGACCGCGACGCCGAGCACCAGGTTGCGTTGAGCATCGACGCCCCGCTGGAGCGGTTCGGGCTACGCGCCGCCGACGGCGCTCTCATCGGCGGCACGCGGCTGTCGGGTCTGGAGACGATGCGTTTCGCCACCGAGCTGCGGCCGCTGCTGGCCGCGCTGCCCGACGTCGCGCTGGAGGTGACCGGCACCCCCGTCGACTATCGGGAGGCCGGGGGCTCGCTGGTGATCGCGGTGACCACCGACGCGGTCCCCGGCGAGACCGACTGGTTCGATCTGGGCGTGACGATCAGCGTTGAGGGCAAACAGGTTCCGTTCGTCACCGTGTTCACCGCGCTGGCGTCCGGGCAGTCGCACCTGCTGCTTGCCGACGGCGCCTACTTCGCGCTGGACAAGCCGGAACTGGTCAAGCTGCGCCGGCTGATCGAGGAGGCCCGCGCACTCACCGACGCCGAGCAGGGGCCGCCCCGGATCAGCCGGTTTCAGGTCGGGCTCTTCGACGAACTCGCCGAACTCGGCGTGGTCACCCGCCAGGCCGAGGAATGGCGACGCCAGGTCGACGGGCTGCGCGCTCTGCAGGGTGTGGCGCCCGTTCCGGTGCCGCGTGGCCTGCGCGCCCAGCTGCGGCCCTATCAGGCCGACGGGTTCTCCTGGCTGGCGACGCTGTACACCCATGGGCTCGGCGGGATCTTGGCCGACGACATGGGTCTCGGCAAGACCGTGCAATCATTAGCCCTGATCTGCCATGTCCGACAACGGAATTCGTGTCCAGATCCCTTCCTGGTGGTAGCGCCGTCGAGCGTGCTGGCGAACTGGGCCGCCGAGGCTGCGCGGTTCGCGCCGAAACTGTCGGCGGTCGCGATCACCGATACCCTCCGTCGCGCCGGTGCCGACCTGCGGGAGCTGGCCGCGGGTGCCGACATCGTTATCACCTCATATACCCTGTTCCGGCTCGAGTTCGACGCCTACGCCGCCCGATCCTGGTCCGGGCTGATCCTCGACGAAGCCCAGTATGTGAAGAACCGGCACGCCAAGACCTATCAGTGCGCCCGCCGGCTGCTCGCGCCCGTCAAGATCGCGATCACCGGCACACCGATGGAGAACAACCTCATGGAGCTGTGGTCGCTGCTGTCGATCACCGCGCCGGGGTTGTTTCCCAACCCGGTCACGTTCGCCGACTACTTCGCCAAGCCCATCGAACGGACCGGAGACCCAGAGCTCCTCGCCCTGTTTCGCCGCCGGATCAAACCGCTGGTGAAGCGCCGCACCAAGGAGCTGGTGGCCGCCGAGCTGCCCGCCAAGCAAGAGCAGGTCCTCGACATCGAACTGCCTGCCCGGCACCGCACACTCTACGACAAGCGGCTGCAACGGGAACGCCAGAAGGTGCTCGGCCTGCTCGATGACATCGAGCGCAACCGCTTCACCATCCTGAAATCCCTGACCGTGCTGCGCCAGATGGCGTTGCACCCCGGGCTGGTCGACCCCGCGCACGACACCCTGGCCAGCGCGAAGGTCGACGTGCTCACCGAGCAGCTGCGCGACGTCGCCGACGGCGGTCACCGCGCGCTGGTGTTCAGCCAGTTCACCCGCTTCCTGCGCCGGGTGGGTGATCGCCTCGACGCCGAGGGCGTCGACTACTGCTACCTGGATGGGCGCACCCGCAACCGTCCCAAGGTGATCCAGCGGTTCAAGGAGGGGGGAGCGCCGGTTTTCCTGATCAGCTTGAAGGCCGGCGGGTTTGGGTTGAACCTCACCGAGGCCGACTATTGCTTCCTGCTGGACCCGTGGTGGAACCCGGCCACCGAGACCCAGGCGATCGACCGCACCCACCGGATCGGCCAAACCCGCAACGTCATGGTCTACCGGCTGATCGCCCGCGACACCATCGAAGAGAAGGTCATCGCCCTCAGCGCCCGTAAGGCCAAGCTGTTCGCCAGCGTCATCGACGACGGCAACGCCTTCGGTTCCGCGCTCACCGCCGACGATATCCGCGGACTGCTCGCCTGA